In Lewinellaceae bacterium, a single window of DNA contains:
- a CDS encoding calcium/sodium antiporter: MDVLLNLGLFAVALGVLLRASGWFVDSAERIGLSLGISSFIIGLTIVAFGTSLPELATSIASVFSGESEIVVGNVVGSNITNIALVLGISALVAKRIELEYNIWHIDMPYLWASAFLLWFALRDLHFSFFEGCLFLVGIIVFLGYSFKSSQEEEGKEPLPREPVGWKTYALLVVGGALVWISADYTILAIQKLSALAGVNPEVIALSAVALGTSLPEVIVSINAARRGKASIAVGNVLGSNIFNTYIVMSIPSFFGKLEIPSEINEVFLPLMVAMTILFGVMVNNRKITRWEGVALLMFYAFFASELFKSAT; the protein is encoded by the coding sequence ATGGATGTTTTACTGAATTTAGGTTTATTTGCCGTAGCCCTTGGCGTGTTGCTCAGAGCCTCGGGCTGGTTTGTCGATTCGGCTGAACGGATCGGCCTGTCGCTGGGTATCTCCTCCTTTATTATTGGCCTGACCATTGTGGCCTTCGGAACCTCGCTGCCGGAATTGGCCACCTCCATCGCCTCCGTATTCAGTGGGGAATCAGAAATCGTAGTGGGCAATGTGGTGGGATCCAATATTACCAACATCGCGCTGGTGCTGGGCATTTCGGCCCTGGTGGCCAAACGGATCGAGTTGGAATACAATATTTGGCACATCGATATGCCCTACCTGTGGGCCTCGGCCTTTTTGCTGTGGTTTGCCCTTCGCGATTTGCATTTTTCCTTTTTCGAAGGCTGCCTTTTTCTCGTTGGGATAATCGTTTTCCTGGGCTATTCTTTCAAGTCAAGCCAGGAAGAGGAAGGAAAAGAGCCGCTGCCGCGCGAGCCGGTAGGCTGGAAAACCTACGCCCTGCTGGTTGTGGGCGGCGCACTGGTCTGGATTTCGGCCGATTACACTATTTTGGCAATCCAGAAGCTATCGGCTTTGGCCGGGGTCAACCCGGAGGTTATCGCGCTGTCGGCGGTAGCGCTGGGCACTTCCCTGCCGGAAGTGATCGTCAGTATCAACGCCGCCCGCCGGGGCAAGGCTTCCATCGCAGTCGGCAACGTGCTGGGGTCCAATATTTTCAATACCTATATCGTGATGAGCATACCCTCCTTTTTTGGCAAGCTGGAAATTCCCTCCGAAATCAACGAGGTCTTTTTGCCCCTCATGGTAGCCATGACCATCCTGTTTGGAGTTATGGTCAATAACAGGAAGATCACCCGCTGGGAAGGGGTGGCCCTGCTGATGTTTTATGCTTTCTTCGCTTCCGAACTGTTCAAAAGCGCTACCTGA